The following are encoded together in the Zingiber officinale cultivar Zhangliang chromosome 8A, Zo_v1.1, whole genome shotgun sequence genome:
- the LOC122011535 gene encoding transcription factor MYB61-like, which produces MGHHSCCNQQKVKRGLWSPEEDEKLIRYITAHGYGCWSEVPEKAGLQRCGKSCRLRWINYLRPDIRRGRFTPEEEKLIISLHEIVGNRWAHIASHLPGRTDNEIKNYWNSWIKKKIHKSTMNVSKSAQSSISGYDHVQPLFASSDQLDAMLFVPPPPLPPSPLFMFDVGAGDTATAAYGSSSRSSACTMWNPCSQDQASIVNAMAAPPFLAFGACMDSSNFAALVDDCMESNIGDASSEWSSSPLIWEQIQGAAINLDIINAAGDHHQPHQAPSNIDDMFT; this is translated from the exons ATGGGGCACCACTCTTGCTGCAACCAACAGAAGGTGAAGAGAGGCTTGTGGTCGCCCGAGGAAGACGAGAAGCTGATCAGGTACATCACCGCCCATGGCTACGGCTGCTGGAGCGAGGTCCCTGAGAAAGCCG GTCTTCAGAGATGTGGGAAGAGTTGCCGGTTGAGGTGGATCAATTACTTGAGACCCGACATCCGGCGAGGGCGGTTCACGCCGGAGGAAGAGAAGCTGATCATCAGCCTCCATGAGATCGTCGGAAACAG ATGGGCTCACATTGCGAGCCACTTGCCGGGGagaacggacaacgagatcaagaACTACTGGAACTCGTGGATCAAAAAGAAGATCCACAAATCGACCATGAACGTGAGCAAATCGGCTCAGAGTTCGATATCCGGGTACGACCACGTCCAGCCCCTCTTCGCCTCCTCGGACCAACTCGACGCCATGCTCTTCGTCCctccccctcctcttcctccttcgccTCTCTTCATGTTCGATGTCGGCGCCGGGGATACCGCGACCGCCGCCTACGGATCGTCCTCGCGCAGCAGCGCCTGCACCATGTGGAACCCGTGCTCGCAGGACCAGGCAAGCATTGTCAATGCAATGGCGGCGCCGCCCTTTCTCGCATTCGGCGCGTGCATGGACTCCAGCAACTTCGCGGCGCTGGTCGACGACTGCATGGAGAGCAACATCGGCGACGCGAGCAGCGAGTGGTCGTCCAGCCCGTTGATCTGGGAGCAAATCCAAGGCGCTGCCATTAACCTCGACATCATTAACGCCGCCGGCGATCATCATCAGCCTCATCAAGCTCCGTCCAACATCGACGACATGTTCACTTGA